One genomic region from Asterias amurensis chromosome 7, ASM3211899v1 encodes:
- the LOC139939911 gene encoding Golgi SNAP receptor complex member 2-like, whose amino-acid sequence MERLYHDTNKLLQEVQNGLSRVEQASPENVHHAESEVQTMIDRIVSNLERLDILVNKEPPTRKQNARLRLDQLKYDCQHLQAALRNIQHRQFMKEQEIKDREELLTRRFVANEDNTSILIDQELRHNTSLHDAHRGIDDLLGAGAATIENLRNQRSVLKGTQRRILDVANMLGLSNTVMRLIEKRTSQDTWILFGGMAVTCIIMYLCYVYLL is encoded by the exons ATGGAGCGGTTGTATCATGATACAAACAA ATTGCTTCAAGAAGTCCAGAATGGTCTGTCAAGAGTGGAACAAGCTTCACCTGAAAATGTCCACC ATGCAGAGAGTGAGGTTCAAACGATGATTGATCGAATCGTTAGTAACCTAGAGAGACTGGACATCCTTGTCAACAAAGAACCcccaacaagaaaacaaaatgctaGATT ACGATTGGACCAATTAAAGTATGACTGCCAGCATCTACAAGCAGCATTGAGAAACATCCAACATCGACAGTTCATGAAGGAACAAGAAATCAAAGACAGAGAAGAGTTACTAACAAGAAGATTTGTTGCAAAT GAAGATAATACATCCATCCTGATTGACCAAGAGTTACGTCATAATACATCCCTTCATGATGCCCATCGTGGGATTGATGACTTATTAGGAGCAGGTGCAGCTACTATTGAGAATCTTCGCAATCAGAGAAGTGTACTCAAA gGTACTCAGCGACGGATTCTAGACGTAGCGAATATGTTGGGATTGAGTAATACTGTAATGAGATTGATTGAGAAGAGAACATCACAAGATACCTGGATCCTATTTGGAGGAATGGCTGTTACATGTATAATAATGTATTTATGTTATGTATACCTCTTATAA